Proteins encoded by one window of Ictidomys tridecemlineatus isolate mIctTri1 chromosome 7, mIctTri1.hap1, whole genome shotgun sequence:
- the Ankzf1 gene encoding tRNA endonuclease ANKZF1 isoform X6 produces MIHKTFHRYTVRAKRGTAQGLRDAQGGPTRSAGANLRRYNEATLYTDVRDLLAGPAWAKALEEAETILLRVPRSGRSFFFGGHGAPLQREDPRLWVIPLTTRRPTFHEVQRVFLKLTTVHVYEDNPQETIRLYSPRIYWKTVKEERKKAAKEERRKVPSDENEALGKMEELSNQGSGSEGEDGSRVELELVELTRETLDLREFEVLPKRRRRKRNKERSRDQETGAHTTLLQKPQENEPFSLSDQTVEAPLKPLVDKAKTPDQPELWNVLLAACRAGDIGMLKLQLAAEPTDPRVRSLLNAPLGSGGFTLLHAAAAAGRSSVVHLLLEAGCNPTVQDSQARPPYMVAADRSTRNEFRRFMEKNPDAYDYKKAQVPGPLTPEMEARQATRKREQKAARRQREEQQRKQREQEEREQEEQWRFAALSDREKRALAAERRFAAQLGAPAPPIPNSGVINARRCWSCGTSLQGLIPFHYLDFSFCSTRCLQDHRRRAGKPSS; encoded by the exons ATGATACACAAAACCTTTCACCGCTACACCGTGCGGGCCAAGCGGGGCACAGCCCAAGGTCTTCGAGATGCCCAGGGTGGGCCAACACGCTCTGCTGGAGCCAATCTGAGGCGCTACAATGAAGCCACACTGTATACA GATGTTCGGGACCTGCtggcagggccagcctgggccaaAGCActtgaggaggctgagacaatcCTGCTGCGTGTCCCCCGTTCTGGCCGTTCCTTCTTCTTTGGAGGCCATGGGGCACCTCTGCAGAGGGAGGATCCCCGACTTTGGGTTATCCCCCTCACCACCCGCAGACCCACATTCCATGAGGTCCAGCGTGTGTTTCTTAAGCTGACCACCGTGCATGTCTATG AAGACAACCCTCAGGAGACAATCAGATTGTACTCACCTCGGATATACTGGAAGACTgtgaaagaggagaggaagaaggctgctaaggaagaaagaagaaaggtccCCAGTGATGAAAATGAGGCACTAGGGAAGATGGAGGAATTATCCAACCAGG GTTCAGGGTCAGAGGGAGAAGATGGCTCCCGGGTAGAATTGGAGCTAGTGGAATTAACTCGGGAGACACTGGATCTTCGAGAGTTTGAAGTATTGCCTAAGCGGAGAAGAAGAAAACGGAATAAAGAGAGAAGTCGAGACCAGGAAACTGGGGCACATACAACTCTTCTCCAGAAACCTCAAGAAAATGAGCCCTTCTCTCTGTCAGACCAGACAGTTGAAGCCCCCTTGAAGCCTTTGGTGGATAAGGCCAAGACCCCTGATCAGCCAGAGCTATGGAATGTGCTTCTAGCTGCTTGCCGAGCTGGAGACATTGGAATGCTGAAGCTCCAGTTAGCTGCTGAGCCTACAGACCCTAGAGTTAGGTCCTTACTCAATGCCCCCTTGGGCTCTGGTGGCTTCACTCTCCTGCATGCAGCAGCTGCAGCTGGAAGAAGCTCAGTGGTTCATTTGCTGCTGGAGGCAGGTTGCAACCCCACTGTGCA GGACTCCCAGGCCCGCCCACCTTATATGGTAGCAGCTGACAGATCAACACGTAATGAGTTCCGAAGATTCATGGAGAAGAATCCGGATGCCTATGATTACAAGAAGGCTCAG GTACCAGGGCCACTGACACCAGAAATGGAGGCACGGCAGGCCACACGGAAAAGGGAGCAGAAGGCAGCCCGGCGGCAACGGGAGGAACAGCAGCGGAAGCAGCGAGAGCAGGAAGAGCGAGAGCAAGAAGAGCAATGGAGGTTTGCTGCCCTCAGTGACAGAGAGAAG AGAGCTCTGGCTGCAGAGCGCCGATTTGCTGCCCAATTGGGAGCCCCTGCTCCTCCAATCCCTAACTCTGGAGTTATCAATGCTCG ACGCTGCTGGAGTTGTGGGACTTCCCTCCAAGGCCTCATTCCCTTTCATTACCTTGACTTCAGTTTCTGCTCCACACGTTGCCTCCAGGACCATCGCCGTCGGGCTGGGAAGCCCTCTTCCTGA